CCGTGCGGACAGCAGCGCCCAGGCCCAGGTGCGCATCGAGCGCGATGTGGCGCTGATGGTGGAGACGGGGCTCCTCTCCGCTGCGCAGGCCTCCGCCGCGCTCGGACGCATCCGGCGCACCACCGTCCTCGCCGAGGCCGTCGCGGACCAGGACTTCGTCATCGAGTCCGTCCCCGAGGAGCTCGCCCTCAAGCAGCGCGTCTTCCAGGAACTGGATGGGCTCGCGTCGCCGGGCACCATCCTCGCCTCCAACACCACCGCCCTCAGCGTGACCGCGATCGCCAGGGACTGCTCCCGGCCCGAGCGTGTCCTTTCCGCGCACTACTACCTGCCCGCGCACCTCGTTCCCCTCGTGGATGTCATCCCCGGTGAGAAGACGTCCCCGGAGGTCGTCGAGGCCACCCGGCTCCTGCTCGAGGAGGTGGGCAAGGCCCCCGTGGTGTTCCAACGCGATGTGCCGGGCTCCGTCGGTCCCCGTCTTCAGCAGGCGTTGATCGCCGAGGCCCTCCGCCTCGTCCAGGAGGGCGTGGCCACCCCGGACATGGTGGACCGGGTCATCACCCACGGCATCGGGCGGCGCTTCGGTATCACCGGCGTCTTCGACCGGTTGGATCTCGTGGGCCTGGATCAGCTGGCGGCCATCATGCGTGCCTCCGGCCGCCCCGTGCCCCCTGTCATCGCGCAGAAGGTCGAGCGGGGAGAGCTCGGGCTCAAGTCGGGACAGGGCTTCTACTCGTGGACGCCCGATGCCACCGCCGCCTTCGAGGAGCGCGTGGCGCGGCACCTCGGCTCCCAGCTCCGCGAGGAGCGTGCCGCGGGCCGGCTGCTCACTCCGTCGCCGGAGGCGGAGCCGTGACGCCCGACACGGTGTTGCTGGACCTGTCGGTGCTCGCCGACTTCTACGGCGACTCGGTGCGCGAGTACGAGTCGTGTACCCCCGAGCTCCCGCCTCGCTGCTGGGCCATCCTGCTCGGGCGCTTCGTCGAGGATGCCATGTCCGTGGAGCGTGTCCGTTTCGCGCGCAACATCCGCGAGTCCGACGACGCGGTGCTCGAGGAGTTCCAGTCCACCATCATCCCGCGCTTCGGCGCCTGTTACTCCAATGGCCGCCGTGGCTTCTGGTGCGAGCCCAAGGAGCTGCTGCGCATCACCCGGGAGGCCGAGGCCGAGGGGCTGGAAGTGCTCGGCTCCATCCACCTGCACCCGGACTGGCACCGCATCGGCCCGCCCCATGAGCGCGGCCTGCGCGTCAGCCAGGAGCCCACCCCCATGGACCGGCACCTCTTCTGTGGCTCCGGCTGGCCGCTCAACATGATCCTCTACCTGGAGCGGCGCGAGGGGCGGCTCTACCACTCGCTCGGGGCCTGGGCTCCTCCGTCCGAGTCCGGCGCCAGTTGCCGTCCCCTGGCCCTCCGGTTCACCGTGCGGGGGGGCTGAGTTTCCCGTCGCGAGCTCCGGCCCCGGGAGGGCTCCACGCGGCCGTGCGCGGAGCCCACTCCCCGGACCTTCGTTCCCCTACCGCTCGTAGGCGAGCTGGCCATTCTGGTTCTTGATGCCGTCCAGCACGAACGTGGTCGGCTTCATGGTGCCCTGCTTCGTCTTGCAGCTGGCCGACAGGAGCACCCGCGACTTGTCCGCGGCGAGCGCCACCTTGCTGTCATTGCACGTCTTCTGGAACGAGCTCTCCAGGACGCCCAGCGACAGGTCGCCATCGCTGTTCTGGATGCCCTTGAGCACCAGGCTGGAGCTCACCGGCTGCTGCGTCCCGTTCTCGCAGGAGGCCTTGAGCGTCGGCACGCCGTTCTTCTGCTCGTAGGCGATGTTCGAGCAGGTGCGCTGGAAGCTGCTCGAGCCGATGCTCCACCACTGCGCCCACGGCTCGTAGGCCAGCGTGCCGCCGTCGTTGCGGATGGCGTCCAGCGACAGCTTCGCCGGCTTCATGGCGCCTGTCTTCGTCTTGCAGGCCGCCGAGAGGAGCACCTCCGTCTTGTTGGGCGAGACGGTCAGCTTGCTGTCGTTGCACGTCTTCTGGAACGTGCTGTCGCCGCTGGCCTGCACCAGGGTGCCATCCATGTTCTGGAGGCCGACCAGCACCAGGCTGCTCTTCACCGGCTGGCCCGCGCCGTTCGTGCAGGTCGCCGACAGCGTCGCGGTCCCATTGTTCGTCGTGAAGGAGATGTCCGTGCAGGTGCGCTGGAAGCTGCTCTCCGCGAGGGCCTGGGTCGCACCGAGGCAGGTCAGGGCGAACATGGCAGCGGACAGACGGGTCGGGTTCTTGGACATGATGGGTTCTCCAATGAGCGTCTTGCTCGTCAGGAGCACCGGGGATTCGGTGCCGCTGATGGACACCGTTGTGCCCGAGCCGCCGCTCCGGGGCTGTGCGCGTCATCACCCTCAGAAGGTGAGCTGCGTCACGGCCCTCGGCGAGCGGCGGTGCTCTCCCCATCTCGTCCAGCCGCGTGCTTAAACTCGGGCCGTGGCCGACTTCACCGAAGAACAGATGGATACCGCGCTCCACCTCGCCAGCCAGGAGCTGTCCTTTCCCTCCTACTACGAGCCCTGTGTCCGGCCCCTCCTGCGCAACCCCGAGGGCCATTGGCCCCGGTGCTGCGCCGGGGGTTGTGAGCCTTGTGCCCAGACGTTGATCCGCGTGGCCCTGCGCACGCTGGAGCTCCTGGGCACTCCCCGTGTCACTCCCATTCCCGAGTGGTAGGTCTTCAGAACAGGCGCACGCCCAATCCCAGGCGCACTCCGTAGCCCAGCCGCGTCTGTGTCACGCCGCGCAGCTCCTTGAACACGTCCACCCCCAGCTCGCCCACCGCCGACAGCGACAGGTCCTCGCCCAGGTAGATCTCCGCTCCGCCCCCGGCCATCGGCTTCACCCGCCACGTCCCCGCCGGGCTCAGCCCCAGCTCGTACGGCACCTCCACCAGCCCCACCGCCGTCACCGTCTCCGCCACCTTCCAGCTCGCCACCACCGCCGGGTTCACCCGCAGGAACCACCCCTCCAGGTTCTGCTCGTCGAAGTACCGGCTCCCCGTGTTCCCCGTCACCCCCAGCCCCAGCTCCGGCGCCACCGCCCACGCTCCGCTCGTCCACACCTGCCGCCGCGCCACGCCCTCCGCCGTCACCGCCAGCCGCAGATAGTCGAACCGCGCCCGCGCCCCCACCTCCCAGCCTCCCGTCCCCTGGCGGTACGCCGCCCCCACTTCCGGCACGCCCACCCACCCGGACACCGCCGTCGCCCCATCGGGCAACGCCGCCGGCGCCACCACCGCTCCGAAGTTCTCCCGCTTCGCCTCCAGCCTCACCGCCTCCGCCGTCGTCTCCGTGGTGGCCGGGGCCGTCGTCTCCTGCGCCGCCGCCATCAGCGGCGTGAGCACACACACCAGCATCAGTCGCGTCATAGGCCGCCCACTCTGGCGCCTCGCCCCCGGCCCGTCGAGCGTTTCCTCGTCTCCCCGCTGACGCTTACCCAACAATTTCAAGCCCTTGGCTTCCGCCGCCGCGTTCCTCTCCCCCGGGGCAGGGAGTACTCTCGTTTCGTGGTAGTCTTCTTTCTCGGAAAGTTATAGTTTTTCACCCGCAGTGAGTGCCCGGTTTCTCCCAGGATCGCCGCTCCAGGAGTTCTCCATGGCCGACAGCCCGCACCGCGCCACCATCCTCGAGCCCGCCCCTTCGTCCGTCTCCGCCGACGTCAGTCCCCGGCGGCGCTCCACCCGTTTCCGCCCCCGCGTCCTGCTCGTCGAGCCCGACAAGGACACGCGCTCCTCGCTCGCCCTGGGCCTCGTCGGCGCGGGCTTCGAGGTGCTCGCCGCCCCCGCCATCGAGGACGTCCTCGGAGAGCTGGGCGAGGGCCGCCCGTTGCCCCACCTCGTCATCGCCCCCGCCGAGGCCAGCGGGGATGGCCTGGACGGCTTCACCTTCTGCGAGCGGCTGCGCGCCGACGCCCGCACCGAGCACCTCCCGGTGTACCTCCTGTCGCGCCACGAGGAGCCCCACCACCGCTCGCGCGCCGAGGCCGTGCGCGCCGATGACTACCTCCTCCAGCCCCTGCCTCCGCAGGTGGTGGTGTCCCTCGCCCGCCTGAAGGCCGGCCGCAGCGCCTTCGCTCCCGCCTACGAGGCCCATACCGTCCGCATGCCCCTGGCCCAGGTCGTCCACGCCCTCCTGTGGGGCTCGCGCTCCGGCCGCGTGGAGCTGCGCGACAACGAGGGCTGGCTCTCCTTCCACCAGGGCCATGTGGTGGACGCCTCCTTCGAGGGCGAGCGCGGCCTCACCGCCATCCGCCGCATGCTCCTCTTCGGCTCGGGCGCCTACGCCGTCTCCTTCGCCGAGGTGCTCGCCGAGGGGAAGCTCCTGCTCACCCTGAAGATCTACGCCTCGCTGCTGCTGCCCGCCGCCGAGCGCTTCGCCGCCCTGTGCGCCCTGGGCATCCCCCTGTCCGCGCGGCTCGTCGTGGACTTCAAGCGGCTGGCGGACATCCTCAAGTCCCTGCCCGATGACGTGGGCCAGGTCATCCGCCTCTTCGATGGCCAGCGCACCGTGCACACCGCCCTGCTGGAGTGCCGCATGCCGGAGGTCACCACCCTGGAGGTGGTGACGTGCCTCTACGCCCAGGGCGTGCTCGTACCGGCCAACCTCGTCGCCGAGCGCGAGCCGGTGCCCCAGTCCATTCCGCCCTTCTTCGAGCCGGTGCTGTCCTCCGGCTCCCTCGAGGACGAGGAGGCGCCCTTCTCCGAGTCGTTCGAGACGCCGGGCCCCTCCCGGGCGGCCTGAGGCGGGCCTGGACCGGCCCCACGCCGGAGGTTAGAAGACGCGCCATGTCCGGTCACAATCGGTGGTCGAAGCTCAAGCGGTACAAGGCCGTGATGGGCGCGAGCAAGGGCAAGCTCTACAGCAAGCTCATCAAGGAGCTCACCGTCGCGGCGCGGTTGGGGGGCGGCAGCCCGGACAACAACGCCCGGTTGCGCGTGGCCATCCTCGCGGCCCGCGAGGCCAACATGCCCAACGACAACATCCAGCGCGCCATCAAGAAGGGCACCGGCGAGCTGGAGGGCGAGAGCTACGAGGAGATCGTCTACGAGGGGTACGGCCCCGGCGGCGTGGCCATGCTCGTGGAGTGCCTCACCGACAACCGCAACCGCACCGCCAGCGACATGCGCTCCATGTTCTCCAAGGAGGACGGCAACCTGGGGGCCGAAGGCTCGGTGAGCTGGATGTTCCACAAGAAGGGCCTCATCACCGTGAAGCCCGGTCCCTCCGAGGACGAGGTGATGGAGAAGGCCATCGAGGCCGGCGCCGAGGACGTGCTCAACCACGGCCCGGACGGCTTCGAGGTGCGCACCGCCCCGGCGGACCTGCACGCCGTGGCCGCCAGCCTGGAGCAGTCCGGCCTGAAGCTGGGCGAGCAGAAGTGGACGTACTTGCCGCAGACCACCGTGCGCATCGAGGGCGACAACGCCCGGAAGCTGCTCAAGCTGATGGAGCTGCTCGAGGACAACGATGACGTGCAGAACGTGCACGCCAACTTCGAGATGGACGAGGCCCTCATGGAGTCGCTCTCCGCGTAGTGGGGCGGACGGGCACATCGACACGGGGGCGGCCCGCGCGTTATAGGGCTGGCTGAACCCCTGTTCCGTTGTCCCCGGAGAGGCATTTGCGCGTCCTAGGCATCGACCCCGGCAGCCGCTTCATGGGGTATGGCGTGGTGGAGGAGCGGCGAGGCCGGCTGGTCCACGTGGGCCATGGCGTCATCAAGGTGGATCCCGACGCCCCCCTGGAGCTGCGGCTCAAGGAGTTGCACGGCGCGCTGCTGACGGCCGTGAAGCTCTACAAGCCCCAGTCCGTGGCGGTGGAGGGCGTCTTCACCTTCCGCAATGCCCGCAGTGCGCTCATCCTCGGGCATGCCCGCGGGGTGGCGCTGCTGGCCGCCGCCCAGGCCGGGCTCTCCGTGTACGAGTACCCGCCCGCCCGGGTGAAGCGCGCGGTGGGAGCCGGTGGCGCCGCCGACAAGGACGCGGTGGCGCGCATGGTATGTACCTTCCTCGAGGTCGAGGTGCTGGAGCGCTCGGACGCCAGTGACGCGCTGGCGGTGGCGATCTGCCACCTCAACCATGGCCGGTCCGCCGTGCCGGTGTCGGGCGCCAAGCCCTCGAAGACGCGCCGCAAGTCGGCGCAGGCGCAGCTCGCGGACAAGCTGACGCCGTCCTACAGGAGGCCTGAGGCGCGATGATCGCGGCACTGCGTGGCAACGTTCTGGAGAAGAGCCTCGAGGAGGCCACCATCGACGTGGGGGGCGTGGGCTACCGCGTCTTCTTCTCCTCGCTCACGTTGGGGCGGCTGCCCGAGGAGGGCCAGCCCGTGCAGGTGCGCGTGCGCACCGTGGTGCGCGAGGACGCCTTCGAGCTGTTCGGCTTCCTCAGCCGCGCCGAGGAGGAGCTCTTCCTCATGCTCAACTCGGTGTCCCACGTGGGGCCGAGGCTCGCGTTGGCGGTGCTCTCCGGCATGGAAGTGCCGGAGCTGGTGGCCGCGCTGAGCCGGGGCGAGGTGGCACGTCTCACCAAGATTCACGGGGTGGGGAAGAAGACCGCCGAGCGGCTCGTGCTGGAGCTCCGGGAGAAGGTGAAGACGCTGCACCTGGAGCAGGTGGCCACCCAGGCGAAGCCCGCCGCTCCCGAGTCCGGGCAGATGGCGGACCTCGTCTCCGCGCTCATCAACCTCGGCTACAAGCAGCCCCAGGCGGAGAAGGCCGCGGAGTCCGCCAGCGAGCGGCTCGGTGCCGAGGCCGCCTTCCAGGCCCTCTTCCGCGAGGCCCTCAAGTCCCTGCGCACCAGCGCCTGACGTCCATCTGGAAAACGACAAAAACAGTGATTCCTGCTCTATCCGGGAAGTCCCGTGATAGAGCGGGGAGGCCGCCTGGCGCCCCGTGGCGGTCACCCCCTCTCGAGGAGTCACCCCATGCAGCTCCCTGGCTCGCGTTCGCTGTTGCCGTTCCTTCTCGCCACCGCGCTGGTGGGCTGCGGCCCGGAGCTGGATGCGTCCTCCCCGGTTCCCGCGGGTGAGCTGGAGACGGACACCGCCGCGGTCATCAGCGGGGCCTCGCGGGGCTCCACCGTGCAGGTGTCGGCGACGGATGGTGTCAACCTGCGCTCGGGCCCCGGTACCACGTACGGCGTCCTCACGACGGTCCCGTACCTGAAGACGGCCACCGTGCTCAACGCCACGCCGAGCAACGGCTTCTACCAGGTGGACTACCAGGGCACCGTCGGCTGGGCGCATGGGGACTACTGGAATGTCGTCGCCGGGCTCTGGGTGAATGGCTACCAGCTCAACGCCACCCAGGAGAAGTGGGTGCGGTGGATCGCCACGTACACCGTGCCCAAGCTCCAGGGCACCCGCGATGCGCGCCTCACCGTGGCCTCGCGCGTGGCGTGGTGGTCGCTCAAGGAGGGCGTGCTCGACCTGACCAACCCCTTCCCGTACTCCAACTGCAACACCACCAGCGGTGACGTGCGCTACGGCCCCCTGGACGTGTGCGCGGCGGGCCGGGCCTGGCAGGTGGGCATCTCCGGGGTCCAGGTGCCCAACTTCAGCATGACCACGGTGCAGAACACCTCGGCCTCCATCCACTCCACCCTCACCGAGGCCCAGGTGCTGGGGGCCAGCGCCAACCAGGCCGGCTACGCCACCGGGACGAGCACGTACAACAGCATCGTCAATTCCACGGGGGACCTGCGGAAGTCCTGGCTGCTGCGCAACCACGCGGTGGGCATCACCCTGCAGGAGACCACCGTCACCTACGAGTGCGTCACCAACAGCTACAGCTGGTGCTACGGCACCGGCTGGTCCACCACGGCCCGGTACGCGCCCAACCGCACCGAGGCCCTCGAGTCCATGCGCGAGCTGAAGGCCGCCATGGACGGCCTCGCGCCGTAGCTCCCTTTCCCTTTGGGAGAGAGGGGATGTCCCTACCCGTGGTGATTCCATCAGCCGCGCCATCGCCCGGCGCGTGGTGGAGGGGGCGCGCGCTCAGAAGTAGGTGACGGCCACTTCGGGCTCCGGCGCCACGTCCGGGACACCCTCGCGCTTGCGCTGGCAGGCCGCGCAGCACTCGGCCCACGGCACGAGCTGCAGGCGCTCGAGCAGGATGGTGGTGCCGCAGTCCTCGCACTGGCCGTACGTCGTGGGGTCCGCGGCCAGCTTCCGTAGTGCCCGCTGCACCCGTGGGAGGAGCACCGGATCCCTCTC
The sequence above is drawn from the Archangium gephyra genome and encodes:
- a CDS encoding YebC/PmpR family DNA-binding transcriptional regulator, producing MSGHNRWSKLKRYKAVMGASKGKLYSKLIKELTVAARLGGGSPDNNARLRVAILAAREANMPNDNIQRAIKKGTGELEGESYEEIVYEGYGPGGVAMLVECLTDNRNRTASDMRSMFSKEDGNLGAEGSVSWMFHKKGLITVKPGPSEDEVMEKAIEAGAEDVLNHGPDGFEVRTAPADLHAVAASLEQSGLKLGEQKWTYLPQTTVRIEGDNARKLLKLMELLEDNDDVQNVHANFEMDEALMESLSA
- a CDS encoding 3-hydroxyacyl-CoA dehydrogenase family protein, which gives rise to MESRRIKRIGMVGGGAMGCGIALEFATAGRQVTLYNTRADSSAQAQVRIERDVALMVETGLLSAAQASAALGRIRRTTVLAEAVADQDFVIESVPEELALKQRVFQELDGLASPGTILASNTTALSVTAIARDCSRPERVLSAHYYLPAHLVPLVDVIPGEKTSPEVVEATRLLLEEVGKAPVVFQRDVPGSVGPRLQQALIAEALRLVQEGVATPDMVDRVITHGIGRRFGITGVFDRLDLVGLDQLAAIMRASGRPVPPVIAQKVERGELGLKSGQGFYSWTPDATAAFEERVARHLGSQLREERAAGRLLTPSPEAEP
- a CDS encoding response regulator → MADSPHRATILEPAPSSVSADVSPRRRSTRFRPRVLLVEPDKDTRSSLALGLVGAGFEVLAAPAIEDVLGELGEGRPLPHLVIAPAEASGDGLDGFTFCERLRADARTEHLPVYLLSRHEEPHHRSRAEAVRADDYLLQPLPPQVVVSLARLKAGRSAFAPAYEAHTVRMPLAQVVHALLWGSRSGRVELRDNEGWLSFHQGHVVDASFEGERGLTAIRRMLLFGSGAYAVSFAEVLAEGKLLLTLKIYASLLLPAAERFAALCALGIPLSARLVVDFKRLADILKSLPDDVGQVIRLFDGQRTVHTALLECRMPEVTTLEVVTCLYAQGVLVPANLVAEREPVPQSIPPFFEPVLSSGSLEDEEAPFSESFETPGPSRAA
- a CDS encoding SH3 domain-containing protein encodes the protein MQLPGSRSLLPFLLATALVGCGPELDASSPVPAGELETDTAAVISGASRGSTVQVSATDGVNLRSGPGTTYGVLTTVPYLKTATVLNATPSNGFYQVDYQGTVGWAHGDYWNVVAGLWVNGYQLNATQEKWVRWIATYTVPKLQGTRDARLTVASRVAWWSLKEGVLDLTNPFPYSNCNTTSGDVRYGPLDVCAAGRAWQVGISGVQVPNFSMTTVQNTSASIHSTLTEAQVLGASANQAGYATGTSTYNSIVNSTGDLRKSWLLRNHAVGITLQETTVTYECVTNSYSWCYGTGWSTTARYAPNRTEALESMRELKAAMDGLAP
- the ruvA gene encoding Holliday junction branch migration protein RuvA, giving the protein MIAALRGNVLEKSLEEATIDVGGVGYRVFFSSLTLGRLPEEGQPVQVRVRTVVREDAFELFGFLSRAEEELFLMLNSVSHVGPRLALAVLSGMEVPELVAALSRGEVARLTKIHGVGKKTAERLVLELREKVKTLHLEQVATQAKPAAPESGQMADLVSALINLGYKQPQAEKAAESASERLGAEAAFQALFREALKSLRTSA
- the ruvC gene encoding crossover junction endodeoxyribonuclease RuvC; translated protein: MRVLGIDPGSRFMGYGVVEERRGRLVHVGHGVIKVDPDAPLELRLKELHGALLTAVKLYKPQSVAVEGVFTFRNARSALILGHARGVALLAAAQAGLSVYEYPPARVKRAVGAGGAADKDAVARMVCTFLEVEVLERSDASDALAVAICHLNHGRSAVPVSGAKPSKTRRKSAQAQLADKLTPSYRRPEAR
- a CDS encoding CVNH domain-containing protein, whose protein sequence is MSKNPTRLSAAMFALTCLGATQALAESSFQRTCTDISFTTNNGTATLSATCTNGAGQPVKSSLVLVGLQNMDGTLVQASGDSTFQKTCNDSKLTVSPNKTEVLLSAACKTKTGAMKPAKLSLDAIRNDGGTLAYEPWAQWWSIGSSSFQRTCSNIAYEQKNGVPTLKASCENGTQQPVSSSLVLKGIQNSDGDLSLGVLESSFQKTCNDSKVALAADKSRVLLSASCKTKQGTMKPTTFVLDGIKNQNGQLAYER